AACGCCTGTCTGGGCTAGGGAACGGGACCGACGAGACGAAGTCGACGCAACACGACAATGAACTAACAACTGAAGCGTTATTTTGATACGCgtcttaaaaaaaatattcacaataTGTAATACAAATCAGGAAAAGACGAAAAGCGAGAAATGCTGAAAGTGCAAGTCAGTACAAACGGGGTGCACGAGCAATAGACCAAGTCTTTTTGAATGCTTGTAGGTAGACCGCAATGAGCCTTCTCGAGAGTtgtatttttttaaattccttcttcgcagcacgtacGGTTACGACGCCGTGACCGCGCTCTCGTGGACGCTGCTGGGTCTTCCCGTGGCCACCGTGTCCGTCCTGCTCTGCGCCTTCATCACCTACTTCCTCTTCCTGCGGGCATAGTGAGTGACCGGTGTATATACAGAAGAAACTCCTCTCTGATTGTCGTTACGCTTGCGAAACCCGCGGCGTCAGAGCGAACGTTAACCTGACGCATACCTCTTTTACGGGTTTGATTCGCGTAGCGATATCCAGGAAGACGGCGACACCCTGAAGGTCATCACCGAAATCATCAAGAAGAAGCGGAAGTTTCTGGGCAAGCTCACGTGAGCGATCTTTAGTTTAACATCTTTCGCAGAAGCAGAGTAcactatagtatagtatagtataatGTAGTATGTGCTCGCTCATCTCTGAGGCAATAGTGTTTTATCATAGCGTAGACATACCAGAGTAGACGTTCATCGAGCTGCTGCACATTCGGAAGTACTCTGACTAGAGGCGAGTAATGACGCTGGAACCTGGAAAGCACCGCAAACGTCGGAGCGCGCGCGGGCAACACTGTGCTGCTGTCAGACGTGGGTCAACGCGTCCCTCTGGCGACGACAACTGAGCTGTGTAGCTTTGCTTACGGCTGTTTACATTATCGCAAATCGGCGCATTTCTTTGTCCGTTAATCAAAAGATGAGATGGTACACCTACGGTACATGCTAAATGGTTTACAGCTatacatgcatacatatatacatgcaTGTATAGATGCATATATAGTAGAGGGGATGATTATTTTTTTAAGATTTACGGAATTCTTGAAAATCCCCGGTGgcaaatagcataattcttgtcttgGATTATTTCAAGAGGGAACGTttaccttccagaagcgctgagATTCCGAGCTTATGGAAACGTTAATTGTTCGgtggtcgagataagcaagagacatttacagtattggtggggaaaaaaaagcagggaagatatAGAGCTGCGATTGTCACAAGCCTAGGTAGCTTTAGAATATAGAGACAGAAGTTTTAATCAAGAGAAAGAATATAAAGTAGACATTTGCAAAAGGTTACACTGCAATATGTGCAATAAAATCTGATTAGCTCGAACAGGCTATAGATTACGACTTGTCGTTGCCTCGTTCGCAACGGGACGCCATTAGAACCATCAGTTCCACGGCGCCCTACTAAGAACCGTAGCGCCAGAACGTGTAAGTTctagctaaaactctctaattttCTCTCTTGGACGTTCTCAGCTGCAAGGAACGAATCCTGGTGGCCTCCCTTGGCGCGCTGTTCGTTTGCTGCTTCGCCATCAGGGGCGTCAGCAGCCTCTTCGGACTCGAGGAGCAGCTCTCAATCAAGTAGGGCCGACTACCTCTTTTACGATATACTTCTACGAtgcgctaaagctctctaataataTACCCGTACAAACTAGTGTCCCGTATGACCACCGAGTGAATATCCGTCACCTTGGTTTATATCGTCACCTTGGTGTATATCGGACCCTGACGGGCGCGTGGACAACCCCCAGGGTGTCAGTTAAGACGGGTAGATAATCAGACGCCTAGCATATGGCGTAGACGTGGGAGGGTAGACGCAATCAGCTGCGTCGGTGGCGACGTCTTGTaacaaacaaatttgttaaaCTGGAATGCTTACACTTCCATTATAAACCTACCGAAAAAGTTATCGTGCAGACTGTATGGGGGATGCAGTCGCAGTACGgtacgtgaaacgtcttgtgcgtgcTACTGAGGGTGTATGGCCGCTAGGGCGTACAGGAATGATAAGAAATACACAGTTAAGTGACATTTATTTATGCGTTACAAAGGTTACGCGCACAACTTAACATACAACTATAGTGGCTTCCCTACGGTGTAATCTTGCGaatcgtgctcgctccctattcTGTGTGGGCCTCGCAGTGACCAAAATTGGCGGGCACGGATTGCCAACCCTCCGTCTTTCCGCCGGGGGCGTCATAGGCGTGATGGAGCGACCGTcaaatttctgcaacaaatcgCGCTCTTGTAGCCCTCATAACTCCTAATAAGCACAGATTCGAGTTTGGTGGAAATATACTTCTGTGGCTAACGTAGAGGGGACAATGCACGCACCACCCGGTCCTTGtgctcccccccccaccccccatgtGATGTCGCCTCGTAGTCCTTGTCTGTAGTCTCGCTGTTGCAGCCAGGAGCGTCGCTTGCCTTATCTGAGCACAAGTTCGCGCAATGAAGAGTTGTATCCGCGACTCGCATTTTAGGCAACGTTCACGGTTGTCGACTGTCAGCTCATACACTGCGTGACAATGTGCGCACATCCGCGACGCGTCGTCTCCCCAGGTACGCCCACGAGTCGGTGAACGTGATGGCGGTCGTGGTGCTGCTGTCCTTCCTGCCGCACGGTCGCCGGACGGGGTCGGTGCTCGACTGGCACACCGTGTCCGGTCGCATCTCCTGGCGGGCACTGCTCTCGGTGGGCGGTGGCCTCTCGCTTGCCGGAGCCGTGGAGGTGAGACCCACCGCGGAACCCAAGCTTAAGAAGAGGAAGAGCGCAGAGGTGTATTCCGCCATAACacgacaaaaattttttttttaatgtctggTGCGTAAAGGTGTCGTACCTCGTAGCGGCGGAAATTCATTTGCCAACCGCAAGGCAACATGCGTTGAGGCCAAAGAGAGCATTGTGAAaacaaaaacgctttttttttgctttttgtacACCTTATTAGGTGTATTGATATGATAGTGTCGGTGCCGCCAAGGTGTCCGTACTGCACATGCCGTGCATTAAAAATCTGCCAAACATTATCTTGCTTAAGTTGTCGCCACCACTTCTTAAAGGTGATgtcgcaagaaagaaagaaaacgaaatatctgcttttttttttaaaggaaagatGCTTTAGAGCTTACTTCTGCGGTTCCGTTCAGAGACAGTTACAAAATTTTTGGTTCCTgtaaataaagctttttttttcttcttcgcatTTAACCATGATACAAAATCAACCAATTTGCTGGCTGTTTTTCCCTTTAACCAGAAATTGCATTATTCCGTTTAAGCGACTTCCGTTTACCGAGATTTATGCTGTATTTGCTTGCCTACAAACCACTTTGTTTCGCTTCCCAGGATGTGCATGGGTCATGACGTCATAACGCTGAAGGTGGTCACGTGAGAAGGAGAACAATGTGATTTTTTGGCCATTGCATCGGGGCGCCCAACTAGTAGGAGCATAGCAGACGGCCAAGCGGGCCCTGGAGCGAGTGTGGCACTGTTCTGGTCCCCACGTGACCACCTTTTGCATGGACACATATGCCTCCTGCTAAACAAGACTGGTTTCTATATTTCTATATAAAAGCCGTTATAGCTTGGGCCGCGCTTAGGCTTGCCAGCACTTCTTCAATGATAATGGTTAAATACGCATTTAATTTCGTATTCTAATGAAATGTTAGTTGATTTGATTGACTGTTTTGTCGATACGTAGGTTTTAGTGTCTTTATACCGAAACTAGTTCTACGAAAAACTCCGTAATAAAGGGCTCGGAATTAATTTCGATTACCCAGAGTTTTTTTCAACGTGCTACAACGTATGCGAGCGTTTTCGCAAAATATAAACGAACTATTCACCGATATGGTATTCGAAATCACAACCTCTGAATGAAGCGtgtgatttctttcttccttagTTTTAAGAGGTCATGATAGCAGTTTATTGTATTATTCAGCCACCATATTTGAGTAATTGTACAAGAGCAGTTATGTTCTCCCATGCTTTCCTTTGCCCAATTCTTTGTTGGCTTTTATGGTTTTTTATCGCTTTTAATTCTTATGGAATGCACAGCCGGACGCCGGCGGCAGTAAAGCCGGCGTAGCGTATGGGAACAAGCGTCGGATATAGCGAAGCGTTTGCAAAGCTTCGGTAAATTTCGGGTACAGCGCATGAAGAACCAGACTCCTAGAACTTTCGAAGGGTCTGATAATGATCTTGTACAGCTTGTTTGTTTTTTGATGCATGATCTTTCCTGACTTGCACAAACTTTGGAATCTGTTTTATAAGCCTTTTGTTTTATCGTTGCCGTAATGCAGTTGCAATTAAAGAAAATGACGATTGTAGTGTCTTGGTGTGCCGTGTGGAATGACACTTCACGAGCGCAGAAAGCCCATAGCAATCGCCGCTGTGTTTGTACGAGTCTCGCCTTGCCACTTTTTTGATATCGTAAGAAGACTTTGAGGCCTGTGTAGCACTTAATGCCAGTGTGTTCTTGCCAGCGCCACGCAATATAGTGTGCACAAAAACCGAGAGACGCGAAGTGCGCGTTATAATGATACACGTTGACGCAGTCCACGGGTCTGTCGCGGCGCATCACCGAGAAGCTGAGCAGCCTGGACTTCCTCAGTCCGCTGCAGACCCAGGTGGTGCTTATCGTGTTGACCACACTGCTCGCCGAGGTCAACACCAACGTGGTCATCGCCAGATTCCTCATACCCATCGCGTCGGACATTGTGAGTGTGATCTCGCGACTGGCGCGTTTCCAACGTGGCGCCACGGATCACGATGTGTCAGCAGCAGTGACTGTCATGCCTGAATATTTTATTCtggcagcaattatatggataccccaggcgcacttctgccgtcgccgtcgccgtgaggttccctatgagtgaaagcgtgtgagggtgagccggcgaacgcagtTGAATCTCGTGTGCGTGAGCAAGGAATGCTGTCCGGATGCGTGCTGTCTCCCGTTGCGCGcaaggcggggggggggcgaggggaggCGTTTTTCTCCGGTGGCTACTACgctgcctcgatgtcctcctcgtccgccgctccgtacagagtggagacaaccgcggcgtctactacggcgttggccacgcgaatcgcagacgccgtagtagacgcctttaacggacgccgtagggacgcgttgccggcgctcgtgtgtcttgaaagcaatgtGCGACGGGGTCAAAGGGCGTACCCGTGcgtgcctcatcttcaaagcgatctgcgatgtttgcagagtgcgcgtagtgccggtagcttcgtatgcgctgtactTTCGATGTTTCGTaagcgttgaagcgatagaggcACGgaagtcaattggctcgcggctgctgccgcgattcgtaACTACAGCGTTTTCAtggacagtttccgctgtcatcgagccgtgtgtgttcacgtttacctgGGCGCATGTGACAACGTGCTGGTTAGTTGAAACACGtggacgggctagttggtttgaatctacgatagaatgtgtaagcgcgactgaacaaggacgtacaaAGGAGCAGACACATAAAGAGGgagctgtctccgtgtgtctgtttctttctacgtcctcgttgagtcacgcttacatattctatcactGTTATAATAATTTagtgagtaagcgaatgtttacaagtttatatggccgataaaactactatccttacttcgtacagctatccagtaatttgctatcgcaatcggcgaTTCGCCTTTAGGGCGGAACTGCGATTTATTTTGCTTAATCATATAAGGATTTTCATGGAAATAAGAATTTCCTTGATGTGCCACAAAATACAGGCCTCAGAGGAGGGCAAAATGTGACGCTACCTGGCTATGGGCCTTTTTCTGCGTAAAACTTGAACCTTTGACAAAACAGCAGACGCTTAGCATATAGAATACAAAGTTCACGTGAACATATGCAATATAATACGACAGTTGAAAATAGCCTTCAGATTCAGCGTTTACACGATAAATATGCTTACGGGACCGTAcgtatcatatttttttttcatccagagGAGGGTTTAACTCTAATTTTAGTGTAAGAGTGAACGTGACGTAGTCGTATATTAAACCTAAAATGACGGATGCATTGACGGGCTCCTTTGCGAGCGAGGGGTTCCGAAGTGAAAATTCACGTGCATTTTCTCTCTCGATCAGCGAGTATGCGTTACGTGCGCTTGAGCAGTACTTTCGCCGGCCTTATGGCAATATAGATTCCGCGCTTCTGcccacgcgtttttttttttttctgaacccaGTAGTTTCGCATGAGCTATCGCCCAAGCGCACTATCGCTAACAAACACAAGTGCCATCAGCGGGGACAGAAGGTGGCTGAGCACGTCGGGTTttcatgataatgatgatgtttattggcaGCTCCTCTCTTTTCaaacggggcggcgacaaatagtcaccaagCCTGCTTGATGTAGGCAGGTTTTACTACATCCATCACAGTCTCGCTTTTCCCCTATATCTCCCTAATATCTCgtctttttttaaaattaaaaCCTCTAACTCTATATATTGGCAGTAACGACTCCGGTTCTATCGATCTCTTCCCTGCGTTTCTTTCTTATTTCGTTATTCGCTCGCGTTCGCTGTGGACGAACGAACGTGCAACCAACTTGCACCCGCATGCAGGGCGTGCTGACCAACGTGCACCCGCTGTACTACGCACTGCCCGTGGCCATGGCGTCCTGCACGCCCGCCCTGCTGCCCACGGCGGCGCCCAGCATCGCCGTCGTCACTTCTGCCATGGACATCCAAGTCGTCGACATCGTGAGTGTCACCGGGCCGCCTTCGTCGACGCACGCGTCACGAGCGTGTCGCGTCTGCACGCGTGTATACGCGCACGACGCACCGGCACCCGCCGCGCGGTGGCCTATATATAGCGGCTGTGGTGTTtagctgctaagcaccaggtctcGGGATGGAATAATGTTTGCGACGGCAGCATTTgggatggggacgaaatgcaaaaaaagaaaagaaacgcccCTGTCCCGCgcgttgggggcacgttaaagacccacccggtggtcaaaatgaattcgGAGTCCGGCGTGCCTCacagtcagatcgtggttttggcacgtaggtAAAACCCCAGAGTAGATTCATTCACGAtgcataggtaaaaaaaaaaaaaaaacgtcttctAGGGAGACACATATGTGCGGCTGGACAAACTGGACCGTCGGACAAcgcatccccccccccaaaaaaaaatgaagaaagagaaaGTGGGTGCTCGGAATGTTGGAGCACGATGGAAACGCACTGGAAGCATGGCTGGTGCGAGCAATCCTTATGATGGGATGCCTGTACGCGCATGTGATGTTGACGAGGCCGTACATGCTGGCTAGCTATGCTGTAGGCTCCCCGCGCTAAGAACCTGGCTGTACAGCGTACACGAATCCCGAGGTGGCGTGTTTTACGGCGTACTCAAGACGAGTCGCACCGGGGCACCCTGTGTGGTGGCGCGTTTCATCCAATCGTCTTCGCACAAGGGCACCCATATGTACGCACCGGTGCGATTTGTCGAGGATGACATTAGCCTATTGCCTTAGATTAGGTCAAGTTAGATTACTAGCTAGGAAATTGATTGATGGTGTTCGTCTGCAGCACTTTGATTCGGGTACGGCACGGTATACGGTGCGTAGTAGCGGAAGAAAATATCAGTACGTTCAAATAAAGTAAGAACGCGAAAAAGAACAAGGACATGAACGGGACAAAAGGACAGCACAAGCGCACCCTAACAACTGATGCACCGCTGAGGCCGTTTGTTTTCACGTATGTGGAGACCGTGAACTGCTTTTTCCGCTTCTTCCTCAAGTAAATCAGTTGGTAGCGAGCTCTTGTGCGCTTCCTTGTACTGCCCGTGTATGTCTTTACGCTCGTTTCATTTATTCCGTAGCATGAATCAGCATGTCCAGCAACACTTCATCTTCAATATACCCGAGCAGGTATAGGTAGATACgggggacgttccgaaagtaagtgtCGTCATTTATTTTGACACGGAAACTTTATTGCCACCCCCTCCTAAATAAAACATACACCATGGGATCATGAACTGTACACTTGGCACTATTTTCccacatagtcgccaccgacGTTGAGACATTTGTGGTAGCGTGCAATCAGTTCaaagaaaccactctggtaaaatTCGATGCCCTGCGATACAAGGCCTGAGACATGACCTCTTCATCGTACACGATCTGTAAGCGTTCACGGATGACGGGCCCATTAGTCTCACGTGCCCATTCATACCGCACGCATTTCCATTGGGGCCCATGTTGTCGGCACAagtctgtctgccatcgtgatttgtactcaaATAGCCTCGGGCGCGCCGGTATGCTGCTACTCTCTTCTTCGGCGCTttgcgcatgcgtcattcctcctccgctgacaCTCCTTTCGTCGTGGAACAAGCAACGGGCGTGGATTCTCACgacgattgtttgtttcacctggtgcacctttttctctttcaaaaaaacttactttcggaacgtccctcgtacaTTTACAACTGGATCGGACCAATGATTAGGAAATATTGACCATATCTGTCGTTCGCAGCAACTTCAGTTAAGATTACTGTCTCACGCAAATATCTTCGACACTTCTGGAAATAtgtctcaatattttttttttaattgcgaccGATGTCAGTATACGTTCCTGCAGAAGCACACTATTCCGAGCTAGATTTGAGCAAATACGCATAGCACCTCACTCGCGAGCTGGGACGTGTGACACACGCGTCACGTTTCCGCACGTTCCTCTTTCGCGCCTGCAGCTGTACCCGGGCCTGGCCATCAAGCTGGGCGCCATCCTTCTGGTGCTCGCctcggtgaacacggtcggcgtgTCGCTCTTCTCTCTGAGCGACCTTCCCGCGTGGGCCGTTGCCAAGAACGGCATCATGGCGGGCACGGCGGGCTCGCTCACTAACGCCAGTGGCGCCCCCTAGCGTCGTTTCGCTGCACCTCTGGCGTGATGGGAAGCCGGAGGGCCGCGGACTGCGCAGCGCCATTTTTGTTGGTCACCGTGACTCGGCAACTTTTCGCATCCCTGCACGCACCGTTCCCACATAACGGCCGCAGTGCGCAAGACCGACTTTTGCTTTTTATCGttccattatttttttcttagttaCGAAAGTGTTTCTTCACACTATAGTGTTTAATTAATGTTTCTCTGCCAGTGATTCGACCGACGCCTCTCTCTCGTTTTGTGACGACTGCATGTTCTTCGCAATAAGTGTCGTCAGCATCCTTGTGCTTGCGCATGCGCAACTAGGCGACGAGTAACGTAACGTGTTCCACGCGAGGATGAGAAGACATCTCGGGTCGTCTTGCCTGCGGAACGCTTTGTCGACACTTTCCAGGATTGGTCGCCACGACGCCTTCCTCGCTCTGACGTTTCTTTCGCGTGATTTCGTTGGTTCGTGCACGACGCCTGTAACCAGCGGACGAGCTTCAAATTTTCGAGAACCACCATTTTGCGCTTTACGCATCAAACAGAATGAAAACATAGGCTGAATATGCTTATGTCAACGTAAGTATGTCAAGGTGTATCTGCTCATCCAGcgtaaaaatataaaaaattttgCGTCGGGAAGGACCGCTGTTATGAAAGATTATGTCTTGTTAAGGAACAAAATTAATGTTttggccgtcgcttggagatcctCGAATTATTTTCATGCCAActaattagacaattagtcttaatcagcttctcaaatattattattagatcaaatgtgtcaatgagaaaattgtagagtgacatgaaaaagccccgatacagctttctgttgctcaagaagcccgcaaatgcaagATTGGAGCAGGCAAAGTGCCggtcgaggcactttgcgtgtattcgcagtcTTCTTTCACGATCGGAAAATTGTACTCTGACTCtaaccagccgaaaacgttaagtaaacgTGTCTTACTTCCAAAAGGTTCGTCGTCCCTTTCCTgcatatgttatatatatatatatatatatatatatatatagtcgcatTCTGCAATATGGGAAAAGGAGGACGCTGATgatggccttggagacgacgaaaaAGCTCTAGTTTagtattatcgctgctctacgcttgttggctcagccattaaaagccatatgtaaatagacgcacgcttattccttcccgtaacatcactgatggaggtgcggggtaatcacttgcgcaagactgagctccgcagcggacgtaacctggccgccatgtcatccgaaggagagagttcaaccacggccccgtcgtcggcagcaacggtcatcctggcccagcgtTGCGACACTGGCATGTTTTCcaggattgacaacgttgacgtcgatgactggttgcagaattacgaatgggtgagcgcacacaacaggtgggatgacacgcttatgctggctaatatagtattctacctcaagaaaacagcacgggtgtggttcgaaacacacgaagaagagattacgagttgagaccagtgcaaacagaagcttacagatttgttcggcaagcccgtcggccgccaacgtgctgcgaaggaGGACATTGGGACCAGtatacagacgtccactgaatcttacgtggcgtatatccaggatgTCCTAGCTCTTTGCCGCAAAATGGATAACCATAtcgcagaggcagacaaggtcagccacgttttaaaaggcatcgcggacgacgcgtttaacctgcttgtttacaagaatataacaacggtcaatgagatcattaacgaatgtcgccgctttgaatacgcgaagagtcgccgcatagttcaacagtttacgcgtctgcctaataccgcagcttcatcgacgtgcgaagacatttttCCATCGCGTGAGTCCACTTCCTGCGAggacgtcgtacgtatcgttcggcgagaaatcgaatcagcgtctcctgccacgccaatGACTTAGTGCTTTGACgtttcccggccgcttgtgtctctcattcagtcggtcattcgccaagaacttgccaatgtgggtcttccgtccatctgctccgccagccgtcctgactttgcttcgtctgctgcctctgcccctgttcaccagCGCCAACACGGTcaatatccgagctatcgcaacccggccgaatggcgcacacatgacgatagacccatctgcgtTTACTGTGGGCGTGTAGGCCACacctctcgccactgtcgaagttcctggccagcccactctcgaccaagctttcccacctaccgccgctccccactgaatcctcgcccgccatcactatccaccgaggttgaagacgcacctgacaacgcccgagccaccgcgaccagccgctcgccatcacctcATAGTCGCCGATCCCGCTTGctccagctgcgtcgctctccatccccagcttaccgtcgccgctatccgacgatatatatatatatatatatatttcttgctttAGGTACTGTTACATTATTTAGTATTAGTAGCTGCTTGCTGACATTACGTAAATCGGTGCGCTGTCACAAAAGCTTGAAATTCACCTAGGTCActcagaaatatttcagtgccctCATGCTGTTGACAAGAAAATGCACAAGTGTAATCGGGGAGTTAGCTACGTCATGTATCAATCTGTATCCTGTGGCTCCTGACCAGTGACAATTTAAACCCTGCGGgggcgcatcgagggtctaccCTCCATTATTCTTTATTATGTTGTCACCAGcataatgtcatcagcaatttcgttgatatagtaaaagcagaagAAGAATTCGATACTAACCGGTACAGTTCCCAGAGCAGACACGCTGCCTCCATTCTATGTAGCGATGAACGGAATACagagcaggagaagatggaatagctgtcgatttaataaaaattgagatatcatgcttgaaaagtttGCGGTCAtttttacgcaatgcctcacgactgtaccagagaactggaagaatgccactGTTATACTCATCCATAAGAAgcgagacggtaaagaattgaaaaattacaggcccattagcttgctttcagtgttctataaaatatttaccaagttaatttcaaatagaatcagggcaacactgggcttcaatcaaccaagagcgCAGGCTGGCTTCTGGAAGGGATAttcaatggatcacatccatgtcatcaatcaggtaattaataaatctgcggag
The sequence above is a segment of the Dermacentor variabilis isolate Ectoservices chromosome 7, ASM5094787v1, whole genome shotgun sequence genome. Coding sequences within it:
- the LOC142588827 gene encoding sodium-dependent low-affinity dicarboxylate transporter 1-like; translation: MPARDSVLYISALLFFRRYSKCVISSSRLLTGTYGYDAVTALSWTLLGLPVATVSVLLCAFITYFLFLRAYDIQEDGDTLKVITEIIKKKRKFLGKLTCKERILVASLGALFVCCFAIRGVSSLFGLEEQLSIKYAHESVNVMAVVVLLSFLPHGRRTGSVLDWHTVSGRISWRALLSVGGGLSLAGAVESTGLSRRITEKLSSLDFLSPLQTQVVLIVLTTLLAEVNTNVVIARFLIPIASDIGVLTNVHPLYYALPVAMASCTPALLPTAAPSIAVVTSAMDIQVVDILYPGLAIKLGAILLVLASVNTVGVSLFSLSDLPAWAVAKNGIMAGTAGSLTNASGAP